CCTGCGGGAGTTAAAGGTGTTCTGCACTTTCCTGGAGAACATAGGAGAGTTCTCATCCAAGGGGACCAGCCCACAGAGCACGCTGGGAATCTGACTCCGCTCCAGGGGGTTCTCCTTGGGCACAAAAGGGATGACTGAGTGGCGCTTGGATGGCTTCTGGATGGACTCCATCAGAGCTGTGTCTGTCTGAAACATGCACAGGTTGCATAAGAAGTTGTTGGTCAGCAGCAGAATGATGAAGGCCGAGTTTTCCATGGCATCCTGGAAGCAAGTCatgtggctgcagccagcaacgGAGAAGTCCTCACAGAGTGTGGCACCGTTGGGCACCCccatgctctccagcagggtctTGACCCGATGGGCAACCAGCTCATCTTCACTAGCATGCAGGATGGCaaaagtgaagaacttcctctctCCAccatccagctgtgctgtgggcactgggTCTGCTGGTTTGAGAGgaggaagccaggctggagaaggtgatgaagggaggggagagggataTGGTAAGTTGGAAGGAGctccctgaggaggaggaagaagggttGAGGAGATGGAataggcaggaggaggaggaaatggatGGGTAGAAATGGAGGCAGATGCAGAGTTAGAAGGAATGcctgctggaacacaggagtTCTCCACAGATGTGTGGGCAGGACCAGTGTCTGCTGTAGCTCTGGAGTTGAGAAGCCCTGTAGACAATTGCTTTTCATCTTCCCTTTTGTTTGTCTGATCTTCTGGTGCATGATGTTCTGCTGCCACTGTGCTGGAAACATCACTGCTTTCCACAGGCTGGTTCATGGGACCTGTTGTGGGTAATTGCATCTCAGGAGTGGGGAGACTTGGGTCACATGAACCAACCATCTCTGGTTGGGGGCTTTGGGCACCTGCATCCTGCCCAGGATGAGAGTTGGATCTGCTGGCCCAGCTTGTTTCCTGTGGGCCATGGCTGTGTGTGTCCCCATCAGGCTGTCCAGCACCAGTGGTGCTCCCTTCACAGGTCTGGCCAGGCCTGGGGACACACTCATGGGAAGAAGGTGGAGTATGAAAAGCAACTGTTGGTGATGCACTGATCTCAAAGTGGCTGGAGAAGGAGGGACTTCCCAAGGAGCACAAGGTCTGTGGGCCTGAAGGGTCTGAGATGCCTCCAATCTGCTCTGGAGAACTTTTCACCATGTAGTTTGGGGTGGCTGTCTTGAGAAAGCCTCCATCCACATCAGACCTCAGTGTCTGGAATTTGTCCCCTGGGCCCACACTGACAGCAGAGCCAtgcttctgctcctcagctggcaTGCTCTTGGGTCTGTCCCCCTGAGTCTCCCTGCTGGCATTGTGAGGTTGGGTGGCAGCCTGGCAAGCTTTGTCCATGGCCTCCTGACTGCAGAGTTTTTCCTCCAGCAAGAGTGAGTAGATCTGTGCCAGGAGCTCCATGGCACCTGCAtccagctggggaggctgcaggcccTCCCCATTTTCCTGCACTTTGGGCTGCTGGACGTACTGGGCTGCTTGGTTGTCTCCCAAAGCATCCAAACAAACCCTTGCCTCCGTTTCTTGCCCCACAGTAAGCAGGACCATGGCTTGCAGTAGtttgctgctgagcccagaTCTCAAGTGCTTCAGTTTGTGTTTGAGGGTCAGGAGTTTCTCATGTGGCACCTGGGAGAGAATACTGAAAACGTCCTCAAAGCTTGGCTGGAGCTTGGTGTTCTGTGCCATCTCCTCAGCTGGTGGCCCAGGcgatgggctggagcagcatggATGGACAAAGCATATTATGGACCTTGGAGGGATGGTCCTTGGAGGGTTCCCCTGTGGAGCTCTGTGGGGTCCTGCTCACGCTGCACGTACCGCACAAGCGAGGCCTCTCTGCCGCTCAGGGGCTCGGCACCAGCTGGGAGCTCTCTCTCCTGAGGAACCTGTGAGGAGAACATGGGACAAGGTTCAGAAAGGGAGATGTGGGGAGCTTGGGGGGTGGTCTCTcaagacctgcagagctgcagcctcaaGGCTTTTGAGTCCTTTAGCATTACGCAGTGCTTGTAGTTCTGCCAGAGGTCCGCCCTTTATTCCAGCTCTGTTAGTAGCCAAAGCCCAGGTTCCTTGCCTTCATTTCATGTTAATTACAACTGCTTTAGAATAATTACTGAGCTAATAATGTGTTTAGGCAGCTCCAAGTGTCCatcccctccaggcagcaggtTCCAGGGGCCTTCAGACAACAGGCAGCCAAGGAATAAAGCGCACTTGGAGCAGCCCTTTCACATTTCTCATGCCAGGAGGGTCAATAACCCgcagctcaggcagctcagggtggtggtggacaTTGTCTGACCCCTGCCAAAGCCCTGCACTCACCAGAGGCCTCTGGGCAGGGTTCAGGTGACAGCAGGACCTGCCTGGGGtggaggagctggtggcaggCAGGACACTGCTTGCAGGACCCTGCTTGCAGGACCCTGCTGAACCTGCTGGAAGAGCAGCTCCTATTTAAAGGCAGCACCCAAAGCAGCTGCCAACAGGGGAAAGTTTAGGATTTcagatgacttttttttcctcttttctttctctcataaAAATCCTCCAATTGCTTAATGAGGGAGCTCgggatggagctgaggaagttgttGGCGCTTCCTGTGCAAAACCTCTGATTCAGTGCAACGAGAGGAGGAGcggagagggcaggggaggggaagagaggaggggagaagagagggagagaggacaGGAGGGGAGGCGAGAGGAGAGCGCCGTGCCTGGCTTCCCGCTGCCGCCGCACCGCCCCGCACGGAGCCCCGCACCGAGCCCCGCTCCCGCCGCCTCCCGCAGCCCTTCGGCCTCGCCTCGAGCTGCTGCTCCCCGCTCCTGCGCCTGCCCTCGGCTGGACGCGAGAGAAGGAAGGGCAGGAAGGGCCCTGGCTACCTGCGGCCGGTGGTGCTCCGCCGGACGGCAGCGGCGTGGTCGGGACTGCGGCGGGCGCGGGGGGGTCCGACGGCCCCGCCGGAGCTTGCCGGCACACGAGGAAGCGACGGGACCCGGCAGCGCTGgggcggagcggagcggggcACGGCCGGGGCGGAGCGGGGCACGGCCGGGGTTGAGGTCGCGGCGGTGCCCGGGTGTCCTCGGCAGGAGAATCGCCGCCCCAgtgagctgccagccctgcccctggcacctgccCCCTGCCCGGTACCAGCAGTGCGCTAAGCCCCTGGCGCCAGGCTCCGGCTGTCCTGCAGGGGTGGCAGCCGGGCTGGGGGTGGACACGGTAGGGGATCCCTCCagtgagaggctgctgggcagcagtagAATCATTGACGTTGGAAATGATCTCCAAGAACATCGATgctaaccatcaacccaacaccaccatggccattaaatcatatCCCTAAGTgccatcccttcaggtagtggaaggcagctctaaggtcccactggagccttctcttctccaagctgaacccccccagctccctgagcctgtcctcacagcagagctgctcagcccttggaccacctctggactcactctaagacctctctgtcctccttatgctggggacacaagGACGACACAAACATTGCTTTAAATGTGGGTCACACTTTATTCTGAAGTCTGCTTGCCCTCATTCCAGCCTTAGCACAGGCCATAGTTT
The DNA window shown above is from Dryobates pubescens isolate bDryPub1 chromosome 31, bDryPub1.pri, whole genome shotgun sequence and carries:
- the TICAM1 gene encoding LOW QUALITY PROTEIN: TIR domain-containing adapter molecule 1 (The sequence of the model RefSeq protein was modified relative to this genomic sequence to represent the inferred CDS: inserted 2 bases in 1 codon), whose translation is MAQNTKLQPSFEDVFSILSQVPHEKLLTLKHKLKHLRSGLSSKLLQAMVLLTVGQETEARVCLDALGDNQAAQYVQQPKVQENGEGLQPPQLDAGAMELLAQIYSLLLEEKLCSQEAMDKACQAATQPHNASRETQGDRPKSMPAEEQKHGSAVSVGPGDKFQTLRSDVDGGFLKTATPNYMVKSSPEQIGGISDPSGPQTLCSLGSPSFSSHFEISASPTVAFHTPPSSHECVPRPGQTCEGSTTGAGQPDGDTHSHGPQETSWASRSNSHPGQDAGAQSPQPEMVGSCDPSLPTPEMQLPTTGPMNQPVESSDVSSTVAAEHHAPEDQTNKREDEKQLSTGLLNSRATADTGPAHTSVENSCVPAGIPSNSASASISTHPFPPPPAYSISSTLLPPPQGAPSNLPYPSPLPSSPSPAWLPPLKPADPVPTAQLDGGERKFFTFAILHASEDELVAHRVKTLLESMGVPNGATLCEDFSVAGCSHMTCFQDAMENSAFIILLLTNNFLCNLCMFQTDTALMESIQKPSKRHSVIPFVPKENPLERSQIPSVLCGLVPLDENSPMFSRKVQNTFNSRRIKERKAMWDQMQREKLQLQQEQYQTRQRLAALSLGLHPQEPLPAAQPQLLKPPPQQWCPPXPSSVPPPTYPPPYDGHPTPAQVDPPPSQPFQLPPSHYNMMPGPGGIIIQHARMVQIGNHNTMQVETVTLGPQDTQEQTR